The region GATGCGGCACGGGCCCATGGCGCAGATGCGGCAGGAGAGCCCCAGGTCGCAGTAGCCGCACCGGGGCTCCTGGGCCGCGTGGCGGTCCCACACCGTGGCAATGCCGTCGGCCCGGGCCTTTTCGAGCATGGGGAGGGCGTCCTGGGTGACGGAGCAGGCGGCGAGCTTGTCGGTCAAGGGTGCCATCGCGAGTCCTCCTGATGCGTAGGGCGGGGCTGGCCCCGCCGGAATCTTGGAAGTGCGTGGGGCGGGGCTCGCCCCGCCGAAGACCGAAAGGCCGTGGGGGCGAGCCCCGGCCTACGGGCCGACAGCGGCCTGCCGCTCCCCCAGTCCCCGCCAGAGGGCCACGACGGGAGGCTCCTTCCGGGCCTCTTCGCCCTGCCTCAGCCCCACGCTCACCTGCCGTGCCAGGCGCCGGGTCTCCTCCCGGAGGAGTTCGTTGGGGTCGCCGAACTCCAGGGCCCTCACGAGGCAGGTCTCCACGCAGGCGGGCACGCGGCCCGACCTTTGCCGGTCGGCGCAGTTGTCGCACTTGACCGCCACCGACGGGCGGCCGGGAACCCGCCAGTCCGCCCGGTAGCGGATGACCCCGAAGGGGCAGGCCATGGAGCACATGCCGCACTGGATGCACCGGGAGGGGTCCACGAGCACGGCCCCGGTGGGCGCGTCGCGCCCGATGGCCCGGGGCATGCACGCGGCCATGCACGGCGCCGGGTCGCAGTGGCGGCACTTGTTGGGAAAGGCGAAGGTGGCGGGCCCTGGCCCCACGTGGATGCGGGGCGGGGTCCGGGGCTCCTCGGAGACGGCGCCGTAGAGGGTCTTCGTGCGGGAGTGGGCCACGGCGCAGGCCGCCGCGCACTGGAGGCAGCCCACGCAGCGCTCGGGGTGGACGACGACGGTGTTCATGGACACCTCCCGTGGGGATGGGTGGAACCGGGGAGCCGAGAGACAACCACCAAGACACGAAGAATCTTCGATGGTCGAGTCGTCATCGCGCAGGAGGCCGGCAGACGACGTGCCCCGATTTCCCCAGAAAACGCAAGCATTTCTTCGTGTCTTCGTGGTGAAACGGACCTATTCGTGTCTACCTGCTTCCGCAACCGGCAAACGCATACGCGCCCCAGTGGAATCGCTCGGCCAGCGGGTCGAAGGGCAGGTCCTCGAGCCGCGTGCCGGCCCGGATGGCGGCGATCACCAGGCCCGCCTGCTCCGCCTCCCCGGCGAACACGGCGCCCACCAGGCGGCCGTCCCGCAGGATCACCTTCCGGTAGGTGCCCCGGGCGGGGTCCTCCCGCCGGAGGACCCGGTAGGGCCCTTCCCCTTCTGGAGGCCGAACGATGCCCGCGGTCACCAGGTGCAGACCCCCCACCCGCACCGAGTTCATGGCCAGGGAGCCCGGATAGGTCTCTCCGGCACCGGCCATGTTGCGCCCCGCCAGGCGGCCCTGCTCCACGGCCATCGGCCAGATGGCGTTTGCCCTTGGCTCTCCCCAGGCCACATCGTGGGTGAGGGCGGCGTCTCCCGCCACCCATACGCCGGGCACGGGCGCGCGAAGCTGGTCATCGGCGGGAATTCCTCCCCGTCGCCCCAGGAGCTCGCTGCGCGGGTCCACCCCCTTGCCCCGGATCACCAGGTCGCAGGGCTCCCGAGAACCCGGCGGGTCGAAGCGGACCGCCACGGCCCGGCCGTCCCTTAACTCCAGGGCGGTCGGGCGGTGCCCGAAGCGCACCTGAACGCCCTCGCCCTCGAGGGCCCGGGCCACCAGGGCGCCGGCCCTCTCGTCCGCGGACTGGGACAGGGGATCGGACGAGGCGGCGCACAGGAGCGTCTCCACCCCGCGGGCCGCCAGGGCGCCCGCCGCCTTGACCCCCACGAGCCCCGCGCCCAGGACCACCGCCCGGCGCGCCCCCCGGGAAATCTGCTCCTCCACGGCCTCGGCGTCGGCGCGGGTGCGAAAGCCAATGACGTTGGCAGCCTCCTCCCCCGGGAGCCCCAGGGGCTTGGAGGCGGCCCCGGTCGCGAGGCAGAGGCGGTCGTAGGAGAGCGCTTCCCCCGACTCCAGGGTCAGGCGCCGCGCGGCCGCGTCGAGGTGCACGGCCCGGGACCCGGTGCGCACCTCGGCGCGCTCCAGGGCTTTGGACGGAAGAGGGTAGAGGGAGTCGGGGATCTTTCCCGCGAGCCGGTAGGAGAGGAGAGGGCGGCAGTAGGGCGGGTGGGGTTCTTCGGAAAGCAGGAGCACCTCGGCCCCCGGGTTCACCTCCAGGGTCCCTTCGGCCGCGGCCAGGCCGGCCGCGCTCGCCCCCACGACCACGTAACGCATGGCGTGATCCCTCTGCGATTGGGTACCCTGAACCGGGCTGGCACCGCCGGCCTGCGGTGGGGGCACGAAGGCGCCGGCTCGGGGCGGCTCGAAACACCGCCTCCGGACGCGCCAGCAACCGGCGCGAGCGTGGCCGAAACCTACCATGCGGGGATCGACTCCGCAACGCAGGCTGTGGAAATGAAGCAGATTCGGGGATTCCTCTTCGATGCCGGCAATACCCTCATCCGGGTGCGGGGCAGCGTGGGCGGGGTCTACGCCGCGGTGGGCCGCCGCCACGGCATGGCCGCGGACG is a window of Thermodesulfobacteriota bacterium DNA encoding:
- a CDS encoding 4Fe-4S dicluster domain-containing protein; translation: MNTVVVHPERCVGCLQCAAACAVAHSRTKTLYGAVSEEPRTPPRIHVGPGPATFAFPNKCRHCDPAPCMAACMPRAIGRDAPTGAVLVDPSRCIQCGMCSMACPFGVIRYRADWRVPGRPSVAVKCDNCADRQRSGRVPACVETCLVRALEFGDPNELLREETRRLARQVSVGLRQGEEARKEPPVVALWRGLGERQAAVGP
- a CDS encoding FAD-dependent oxidoreductase — protein: MRYVVVGASAAGLAAAEGTLEVNPGAEVLLLSEEPHPPYCRPLLSYRLAGKIPDSLYPLPSKALERAEVRTGSRAVHLDAAARRLTLESGEALSYDRLCLATGAASKPLGLPGEEAANVIGFRTRADAEAVEEQISRGARRAVVLGAGLVGVKAAGALAARGVETLLCAASSDPLSQSADERAGALVARALEGEGVQVRFGHRPTALELRDGRAVAVRFDPPGSREPCDLVIRGKGVDPRSELLGRRGGIPADDQLRAPVPGVWVAGDAALTHDVAWGEPRANAIWPMAVEQGRLAGRNMAGAGETYPGSLAMNSVRVGGLHLVTAGIVRPPEGEGPYRVLRREDPARGTYRKVILRDGRLVGAVFAGEAEQAGLVIAAIRAGTRLEDLPFDPLAERFHWGAYAFAGCGSR